The proteins below come from a single Natrinema sp. SYSU A 869 genomic window:
- a CDS encoding DUF1931 family protein: protein MADLIVKAAVKEALDDKNVASDFYDALDKEVDELLEDAARRAEANDRKTVQPRDL from the coding sequence ATGGCAGATCTTATCGTCAAAGCAGCCGTCAAGGAAGCGCTCGATGACAAAAACGTCGCCTCGGACTTCTACGACGCGCTCGACAAGGAAGTCGACGAGCTCCTCGAAGACGCCGCCCGACGTGCAGAGGCTAACGACCGGAAGACGGTCCAGCCCCGCGACCTATAA
- a CDS encoding ABC transporter ATP-binding protein: protein MVAITISNVTKRYGNELALDGLDLTVESGEIYGFLGPNGAGKSTTINLVLDFIRPSRGEVRVFDLDARSDSIEIRNRTGILPEGAELYDRLTGRQHVEFAIESKEADDDPDDLLERVGISDAAEKKAGGYSKGMAQRLMLATALVGKPDLLILDEPSTGLDPNGAREMREIIREEKARGATIFFSSHVLGQVEAVCDRVGILRDGHLIAEDTVDGLRDSMPTQTRLRITLDHIPDNSSAALEAIESVDGVSSVTPEGRTLVVACEDRAKTAVLRRIEDHDASVEDFKTDESSLEDLFVAYTSDSAGSTGVIQ, encoded by the coding sequence ATGGTAGCCATCACTATCTCTAACGTGACGAAGCGGTATGGCAACGAACTGGCACTCGACGGACTGGACCTCACGGTCGAGAGCGGGGAAATATACGGCTTCCTTGGCCCCAACGGCGCAGGCAAGTCCACGACGATCAACCTCGTGCTCGATTTCATCCGACCGTCCCGAGGCGAAGTCCGCGTCTTCGATCTGGACGCCCGGTCGGACAGCATCGAGATCCGCAATCGGACCGGCATCCTTCCGGAAGGTGCCGAACTGTATGACCGCCTGACCGGTCGTCAGCACGTCGAGTTCGCGATCGAGTCGAAGGAGGCCGACGACGATCCCGACGATCTCCTCGAGCGGGTCGGGATCAGTGACGCCGCCGAGAAGAAAGCCGGCGGCTACTCGAAGGGGATGGCCCAGCGGCTCATGCTCGCGACGGCGCTGGTCGGCAAGCCCGATCTGCTGATCCTCGACGAACCGTCGACAGGGCTCGATCCCAACGGGGCCCGTGAGATGCGGGAAATCATCCGCGAGGAGAAGGCACGCGGCGCGACGATCTTCTTCTCCTCGCACGTTCTCGGCCAAGTTGAGGCGGTCTGTGATCGAGTCGGCATTCTACGTGACGGCCACCTGATCGCGGAGGACACCGTCGACGGCCTCCGCGACTCCATGCCCACCCAGACCCGGCTCCGCATAACGCTCGATCACATCCCCGACAACTCCTCGGCCGCGCTCGAGGCGATCGAATCGGTCGACGGCGTCTCGTCAGTGACGCCAGAGGGCAGGACCCTCGTCGTCGCCTGCGAGGACCGCGCGAAGACGGCCGTGCTGCGGCGGATCGAGGACCACGACGCGTCCGTCGAGGACTTCAAAACCGACGAATCCTCGCTCGAGGACCTGTTCGTGGCCTACACCTCGGACTCGGCCGGCAGTACGGGGGTGATACAATGA
- a CDS encoding ABC transporter permease: protein MSAITVAKKDFRDAIRSRVLIGLTVVFALFTVGGAALASWISELFEDGGAGSTIDLIFALQAPASFLVPVIALVVGYGAIAGERESGSLKFLLGLPHSRQDVVLGKVLGRTGVVAVSILVGFAVGLLGLIAFVGSVSIGHYIAFTLVTILFGFVYVCIGVGLSSMTRSTTRAAIGAFGLIIFFWIVWGIIGQALLFVTTDSLAVESIPDWYFVYSSLPPDNAYGSTIEVVLGQTQSTMSSDVADLPFVAKPWFGPVILAIWALVPLSIGRWRFKNVDL, encoded by the coding sequence ATGAGTGCGATCACCGTCGCGAAGAAGGACTTCCGGGATGCCATTCGTTCGCGCGTGCTGATCGGGCTAACCGTGGTGTTCGCCCTGTTTACCGTCGGCGGCGCGGCCCTCGCGTCGTGGATATCGGAGCTGTTCGAGGATGGCGGCGCGGGGTCGACGATTGATCTGATCTTCGCGCTTCAAGCCCCCGCGAGCTTTCTCGTGCCCGTTATCGCGCTGGTCGTCGGCTATGGCGCGATCGCCGGCGAGCGAGAGAGCGGGAGTCTGAAGTTCCTGCTCGGACTGCCTCACAGCCGTCAGGACGTCGTCCTTGGCAAGGTACTCGGCCGGACGGGCGTTGTGGCCGTTTCGATCCTTGTCGGTTTTGCTGTCGGCCTGTTGGGCCTCATCGCGTTCGTCGGTTCGGTCTCGATCGGCCACTACATCGCCTTTACCCTGGTAACGATCCTGTTCGGGTTCGTCTACGTCTGTATCGGCGTCGGTCTCTCCTCGATGACGCGCTCAACGACCAGAGCGGCGATCGGTGCATTCGGCCTGATTATCTTCTTCTGGATCGTCTGGGGAATCATCGGACAGGCCCTACTCTTTGTGACCACAGATTCTCTCGCCGTCGAATCGATCCCCGACTGGTATTTCGTCTACAGTTCCTTGCCGCCGGACAACGCCTACGGCTCCACGATCGAGGTCGTTCTCGGCCAGACGCAGTCGACGATGAGCTCCGACGTGGCGGACCTGCCGTTCGTCGCCAAGCCGTGGTTCGGGCCCGTCATCCTCGCCATCTGGGCGCTCGTCCCGCTCTCGATCGGTCGCTGGCGGTTCAAAAACGTCGACCTCTGA
- a CDS encoding thiamine ABC transporter substrate-binding protein gives MKRRTFVGAVGGSAVAGVAGCLTQEGDNGQGNGTNENDPEPENPDLKGELRVATYESMVDGENPAGPWLKEQFEAEYPDAELTWTVPNNAIKDYIDRKQQNAEIDADIYLGANIDDLVRIDDTLDDGGLLRALNVDRIDNAERIRDGLDMGDPHGRVLAYDTGYICLVYDETVVDEPETLEDLTEPAYEDALLAQSAQSSDPGQAFLLWTIDASGEDGYLDYWRSLDDNGVRTLKDWSESYSGAYMNGERPMVVSYSTDQVFANQYDYDMSRHQIAFPNDQGYANPEGMGIFEKASELDLAYEFLDFALSSEAQAVIAQRNVQFPAVDSEYVDLDEEFDQYAHVPPEAVTIGYDDLRGNLDGWVEDWAREFASQ, from the coding sequence ATGAAACGACGGACGTTCGTCGGCGCGGTCGGTGGGAGCGCGGTCGCTGGCGTCGCTGGTTGTTTGACTCAAGAGGGGGACAACGGCCAGGGCAATGGGACTAACGAGAACGATCCCGAACCGGAGAACCCCGACCTCAAGGGCGAGCTTCGGGTCGCGACGTACGAATCGATGGTCGACGGCGAGAATCCGGCCGGTCCGTGGCTCAAGGAGCAATTCGAAGCGGAGTACCCTGACGCCGAGCTGACATGGACCGTTCCGAACAACGCGATCAAGGACTACATCGATCGCAAACAGCAAAACGCCGAGATCGATGCCGACATCTATCTCGGAGCGAACATCGACGACCTCGTCCGAATCGACGACACCCTCGACGACGGCGGCCTCCTCCGAGCGCTCAACGTCGACCGGATCGACAACGCCGAACGGATCCGCGACGGGCTCGACATGGGAGATCCCCACGGGCGCGTCCTCGCCTACGATACGGGCTACATCTGTCTCGTCTACGACGAAACCGTCGTCGACGAACCCGAGACGCTCGAGGACCTGACCGAACCGGCCTACGAAGACGCGCTGCTCGCCCAGAGCGCCCAGAGTTCGGATCCAGGGCAGGCATTCCTGTTATGGACGATCGACGCCTCCGGCGAGGACGGGTATCTCGACTACTGGCGCTCCCTCGACGACAACGGGGTTCGCACGCTCAAGGACTGGAGCGAATCCTATTCCGGGGCGTACATGAACGGAGAACGGCCAATGGTCGTCTCCTATTCGACCGATCAGGTGTTCGCCAACCAGTACGACTACGATATGAGCCGTCACCAGATCGCGTTCCCGAACGATCAGGGCTACGCGAACCCCGAGGGAATGGGAATCTTCGAGAAAGCGTCCGAACTCGATCTCGCCTATGAGTTCCTCGATTTCGCCCTCTCGAGTGAGGCCCAGGCCGTCATCGCCCAGCGCAACGTCCAGTTCCCGGCCGTCGATTCGGAGTACGTTGACCTCGACGAGGAGTTCGACCAGTACGCACACGTTCCGCCGGAGGCGGTGACGATCGGCTACGACGACCTTCGGGGCAACCTCGACGGCTGGGTTGAGGACTGGGCGCGCGAGTTCGCCAGCCAGTAG
- a CDS encoding NAD(P)H-dependent oxidoreductase, with protein sequence MTPAPTVVAVSGSLREASYTRTALRYVLQAADEAGAETTLLDLREYDLPVYDPDAGDQGDAETVTRLVREADAVVLGTPVYHGSYSGALKNFHDYCGFDEYEETTVGLLATAGGGSYGSTLDHLRITVRGVHGWVLPHQVGLRNASEKFEADPDAIDGRRFRDPALQERVEKLGRMITEYAFIDPSVTSSRSAAADD encoded by the coding sequence ATGACACCCGCTCCCACCGTCGTCGCCGTCAGTGGCAGCCTCCGCGAGGCGAGCTACACGCGGACGGCGCTGCGGTACGTCCTCCAAGCGGCCGACGAGGCCGGTGCCGAGACGACGCTGCTCGACCTCCGCGAGTACGACCTCCCTGTGTACGATCCCGACGCCGGCGATCAGGGCGACGCCGAGACCGTGACGCGTCTCGTTCGCGAGGCCGACGCCGTCGTCCTCGGGACGCCGGTCTATCACGGCTCGTACTCAGGTGCGCTCAAAAACTTCCACGACTACTGCGGTTTTGACGAATACGAAGAGACGACCGTCGGCCTGCTGGCGACCGCCGGCGGCGGGAGCTACGGTTCGACGCTCGATCACCTGCGAATCACCGTTCGCGGCGTCCACGGCTGGGTGCTCCCCCATCAGGTCGGGCTCCGAAATGCGTCCGAGAAGTTCGAAGCCGATCCCGACGCGATCGACGGCCGTCGGTTCCGCGATCCTGCCCTCCAAGAGCGCGTCGAGAAGCTCGGCCGGATGATCACCGAGTACGCGTTCATCGACCCCAGCGTCACGTCGTCGCGATCCGCGGCGGCCGATGACTGA
- a CDS encoding ABC transporter ATP-binding protein, whose protein sequence is MARETAVSLSNVRKTYRIGELVHALDGVSLAVPRGSYTAIMGPSGSGKSTLMNLVGCLDTPTAGEVVVGGRTVGDLGDRERTRLRGTEVGFVFQTFNLMPRLKALENVALPQLFQGIGRTERRERARDLLERVGLADRTDHLPNELSGGQRQRVALARALVNDPAIVLADEPSGNLDTDTEADILDLFDEFHAAGTTMLVVTHERHVAERADRIVHLLDGKIERIEELDGDGGSGSTVGSTRETDTTPNADSASKEESPSGRREADPE, encoded by the coding sequence ATGGCACGGGAGACGGCGGTATCTCTTTCGAACGTCCGCAAAACCTATCGGATCGGCGAACTCGTCCACGCGCTCGACGGCGTCTCCCTCGCGGTACCGCGGGGATCCTACACCGCGATCATGGGACCGAGTGGCTCCGGCAAGTCAACCTTGATGAACCTCGTCGGTTGTCTGGACACGCCGACGGCGGGCGAGGTCGTCGTCGGCGGTCGGACGGTCGGCGACCTCGGGGACCGCGAACGGACCCGGCTCCGGGGGACGGAGGTCGGGTTCGTTTTCCAGACCTTTAACCTGATGCCGCGGCTGAAGGCCCTCGAGAACGTAGCCCTGCCGCAGTTGTTCCAGGGTATCGGTCGGACAGAGCGCCGCGAGCGGGCCCGGGATCTGCTCGAGCGGGTCGGCCTCGCCGACCGCACGGATCACCTGCCGAACGAGCTGTCGGGCGGCCAGCGCCAACGGGTGGCGCTCGCGCGGGCGCTGGTCAACGATCCCGCGATCGTGCTAGCCGACGAGCCGTCGGGGAATCTCGATACTGACACTGAGGCTGACATTCTGGACCTCTTTGACGAGTTTCACGCGGCCGGGACGACTATGCTCGTCGTGACTCACGAGCGCCACGTCGCTGAACGCGCCGACCGAATTGTCCACCTGCTCGACGGGAAGATTGAGCGGATCGAGGAACTCGACGGCGACGGTGGCAGTGGGTCGACAGTGGGATCGACACGGGAGACGGATACAACACCGAATGCAGATTCGGCATCAAAGGAGGAGTCACCGTCGGGACGTCGGGAGGCCGATCCCGAATGA
- the larB gene encoding nickel pincer cofactor biosynthesis protein LarB → MRELLEAVADGSLSPVQAEAELRGYVTGEAGRFDAVRDQRRGIPEAILAAGKSAEQVVALAETALETTGRALLTRVSDSQFVALETHLEATAPDAVIDRWSTTVRVTTAEYEQPSLDATVGIATGGTVDGPVADEAAAVCLDAGATVDRVDDIGVAALDRTLDQLDRLREADVLIVVAGREGALPTVVAGLVDTPVIGVPVSSGYGHGGDGEAALAGMLQSCTVLSVVNVDAGFVAGGQATLIGRAIDAARD, encoded by the coding sequence ATGCGCGAACTCCTCGAGGCCGTCGCTGACGGCTCGCTGTCGCCGGTGCAGGCCGAAGCCGAACTTAGGGGGTATGTGACCGGTGAAGCGGGCCGGTTCGATGCGGTCCGCGACCAGCGTCGTGGGATTCCGGAAGCGATTCTCGCAGCGGGGAAGTCGGCCGAACAGGTCGTCGCACTCGCCGAAACCGCTCTCGAGACGACGGGGCGAGCACTACTGACCCGCGTCTCCGACTCGCAGTTCGTGGCGCTCGAGACCCATCTCGAGGCGACGGCTCCCGACGCCGTGATCGACCGCTGGAGTACGACGGTCCGCGTGACGACGGCAGAATACGAGCAGCCGTCGCTCGACGCGACGGTGGGTATCGCCACCGGTGGGACTGTCGACGGACCGGTCGCCGACGAAGCGGCGGCCGTCTGTCTAGACGCGGGTGCGACGGTCGATCGGGTCGACGACATCGGTGTCGCGGCGCTGGACCGAACCCTCGATCAGCTCGACCGCCTCCGCGAGGCTGACGTATTGATCGTCGTCGCCGGCCGCGAGGGTGCCCTGCCGACTGTCGTCGCGGGCCTCGTCGACACGCCGGTCATCGGCGTCCCAGTCTCGAGCGGCTACGGGCACGGCGGCGATGGCGAGGCGGCACTGGCCGGAATGCTCCAGTCCTGTACCGTCCTGTCGGTCGTCAACGTCGATGCAGGGTTCGTCGCCGGGGGACAGGCGACGTTGATCGGGCGTGCGATCGACGCCGCTCGAGACTGA
- a CDS encoding ABC transporter permease: protein MNPLESLRLSWRSIRGHKLRSALTTLGIVIGIAAVIAFVTLGASLQAGIIGDISPDDQRNVYGWAANPDTEGGPLAGAQPVFTPDDLEAVENLEDVEAAYGYATIQTQAISNGNETVAQGNGLIASGPSYIREDRLAEGRQFEMGEREAVVNPAAANQFEENVTVGDELAVTILGGERTTLEVVGITDTSEGQSPFEGFESSPRVYVPTDPYYAEQAAGLGIGGGTESGGENGTESGGESGGGNGNDGGGDARFLAIIIEAESTDQSDIDAARESATAYLESNQSDASDLLDDNLEVTFQTSTELLQQLQDVLDLLRNFIVGIAAISLLVGSIGIANIMLVSVTERTREIGIMKAVGAQNRDVLSLFLTEAVILGVIGAILGTGLGLLGGYLGAQYVDLPLVYPFEYVALAIGVGILVGILAGLYPAWRAARTDPIDALRYE from the coding sequence ATGAACCCCCTCGAGAGCCTGCGCCTCTCCTGGCGTTCCATTCGCGGTCATAAGCTCCGGTCGGCGCTGACGACGCTGGGGATCGTGATCGGAATCGCAGCAGTGATCGCGTTCGTCACGCTGGGTGCCAGTCTGCAAGCGGGGATCATCGGCGACATCAGCCCGGACGACCAGCGCAACGTCTACGGCTGGGCCGCCAACCCCGATACCGAGGGCGGCCCGTTAGCGGGTGCCCAGCCCGTCTTCACGCCGGACGATCTCGAGGCGGTTGAGAACCTTGAGGACGTCGAGGCGGCCTACGGCTACGCGACGATTCAGACGCAGGCGATTTCGAATGGGAACGAGACGGTCGCACAGGGGAACGGACTGATCGCTTCGGGGCCGTCGTACATCCGCGAGGACAGGCTGGCTGAGGGGAGACAGTTCGAGATGGGCGAACGCGAGGCAGTGGTAAACCCGGCGGCGGCGAACCAGTTCGAGGAGAACGTCACCGTCGGCGACGAACTCGCGGTGACGATCCTCGGCGGCGAGCGCACGACCCTCGAGGTGGTCGGCATCACCGACACCAGCGAGGGACAGAGCCCGTTCGAAGGCTTCGAATCCTCGCCGCGGGTCTACGTGCCGACGGATCCCTACTACGCGGAGCAAGCGGCCGGGTTGGGAATCGGTGGTGGTACCGAGAGCGGTGGCGAGAACGGTACCGAGAGCGGTGGCGAGAGCGGCGGTGGAAACGGAAACGATGGCGGCGGTGACGCTCGCTTCCTGGCGATCATCATCGAAGCCGAATCGACCGACCAGTCCGATATCGATGCCGCCCGCGAGAGCGCGACCGCCTACCTCGAGAGCAACCAGTCCGACGCGAGCGACCTGCTGGACGACAATCTCGAGGTCACGTTCCAGACGAGCACGGAACTGCTCCAGCAGCTCCAGGACGTGCTGGATCTCCTTCGGAACTTCATCGTGGGCATCGCGGCCATTTCCCTGCTGGTCGGCTCGATCGGCATCGCGAACATCATGCTCGTCAGCGTCACCGAGCGGACCCGCGAGATCGGCATCATGAAAGCCGTCGGCGCGCAGAACCGCGACGTGCTCAGCCTCTTCCTGACCGAGGCGGTGATCCTCGGCGTCATCGGCGCGATCCTGGGAACGGGGCTGGGACTCCTCGGCGGCTATCTCGGTGCACAATACGTCGACCTGCCGCTGGTCTACCCCTTCGAGTATGTCGCGCTCGCGATCGGCGTCGGAATTCTCGTCGGGATCCTCGCCGGGCTGTATCCGGCCTGGCGGGCCGCGCGAACGGATCCGATCGACGCGCTCAGATACGAGTGA
- the rpiA gene encoding ribose-5-phosphate isomerase RpiA has product MKTEGGSTAAKRRAGERAAEDVEDGFVVGLGTGSTTAHAIRAIGRVIDDGHEVRGIPTSFQSRQLALEVGIPLTDLDAVDSVDLAIDGADQVVDDPDAPSHGALIKGGGAAHAREKLVDTAADRFVVVTDPSKLTDRLERSVPVAVLPDAHTVVADRIAELGGEPTLRDAERKDGPVVTDNGNLVLDCEFGPIDDPDGLATRLSTIPGVVEHGLFVGVADATYVGTDDGIDVRRY; this is encoded by the coding sequence ATGAAGACGGAGGGCGGCTCCACCGCAGCGAAGCGCCGCGCCGGTGAACGCGCGGCCGAGGACGTCGAGGATGGATTCGTCGTCGGACTCGGCACCGGGTCGACGACCGCTCACGCGATCCGGGCGATCGGCCGGGTTATTGATGACGGCCACGAGGTCCGCGGGATTCCGACCTCGTTTCAGTCCCGCCAGTTAGCACTCGAGGTCGGGATTCCTCTGACCGATCTCGACGCCGTCGACAGCGTCGATCTCGCGATCGACGGTGCCGATCAGGTCGTCGACGATCCGGACGCCCCTTCTCACGGCGCACTCATCAAGGGCGGCGGCGCGGCCCACGCACGCGAGAAACTCGTCGATACGGCGGCGGATCGCTTCGTCGTCGTTACCGACCCCTCGAAGCTGACCGACCGACTCGAGCGCTCGGTTCCAGTGGCAGTGCTCCCCGACGCACATACCGTCGTGGCGGATCGGATCGCGGAACTGGGCGGCGAGCCGACGCTCAGAGACGCCGAGCGAAAGGACGGGCCGGTCGTGACCGACAACGGCAATCTAGTGCTCGACTGTGAGTTCGGGCCGATCGATGACCCTGACGGGCTGGCGACGCGGCTCTCTACAATTCCGGGCGTGGTGGAACACGGCCTGTTCGTCGGGGTAGCCGACGCGACCTACGTCGGCACCGATGACGGCATCGATGTCCGCCGGTACTGA
- a CDS encoding GIY-YIG nuclease family protein, whose amino-acid sequence MADHVVYVLECADGSLYTGYTTDLERRVAEHDAGEGAKYTRGRTPVELRYHEAFDSKSAAMSREYEIKQLRRTEKERLVGLE is encoded by the coding sequence ATGGCCGATCACGTCGTCTACGTCCTCGAGTGTGCCGACGGCTCGCTGTACACCGGCTACACGACCGACCTCGAGCGACGCGTCGCCGAACACGACGCCGGCGAGGGGGCGAAGTACACGCGCGGACGAACGCCGGTCGAACTCCGCTATCACGAGGCGTTCGACTCGAAATCAGCTGCCATGTCCCGCGAGTACGAGATCAAGCAACTGCGTCGCACCGAGAAGGAGCGACTCGTCGGGCTCGAATGA
- a CDS encoding iron ABC transporter permease, whose amino-acid sequence MSRPEWAEQGAGLRQRSATARRWLERHALALTALATAVVLAVMLYLPVGIVFVNAVVDDGVATLAFFREALTDPFYFGVLADVFAEPLAVRSHLESFIGWLTAISISVSLEYPIPGIALPIPWLGLEMPAIRKGLFGFTAYQAALSTFASVVLGLPAAYVLANYEFRGRRTLRSLTILPFVLPGIMVAVGFYAMFGRTGTLNQLLGIAGLGPFPFIEWNPLAIVIVAHAFYNAPLVARVTVAAWESVDARSVETARSLGASPRRAFRDVVVPQLMPAVLTGALLTFIFTFMTFPIVLALGGLQLATVEVWIYDRVRQLAYAEAATLAILETFLSLALTYAYLRYESAQSGLARSATAPSRKPLFPDLRTALSPRRLAIIGYGLITVVVFVGPMASLVVGSVTDGSGLTTRHYAFLLERQLEGASYQTLPWIAIRNSLLFGVATLAVAVPMGVIVSVVTVRAGRGGTIVDTLAMLPLAVSGVVFGIGLLQGLVFGISLPGGWRFQVTGAVAIVAAHAVAAYPFVTRNVSPLLANLDPAMVESARALGASRYRALRDVELPLVASGIVAGAAFAFAISIGEFSSTVILASGSQTYTMPVAVERYLGRRSGPAIAMGTVLLVVTAASFVVVDRVGGRFER is encoded by the coding sequence GTGTCTCGACCGGAATGGGCCGAGCAGGGAGCCGGCCTTCGACAGCGATCCGCCACCGCTCGCCGCTGGCTCGAGCGCCACGCGCTCGCTCTGACAGCGCTGGCGACGGCCGTCGTCCTCGCCGTCATGCTCTACCTGCCGGTCGGCATCGTCTTCGTCAACGCCGTGGTCGACGACGGCGTAGCGACGCTCGCGTTCTTTCGCGAGGCCCTCACCGATCCGTTCTATTTCGGTGTCCTCGCGGACGTCTTCGCGGAGCCGCTGGCGGTTCGGAGCCACCTCGAGTCGTTCATCGGCTGGCTCACAGCGATCTCGATTTCGGTATCACTCGAGTACCCGATCCCCGGCATTGCGCTGCCGATCCCATGGTTGGGCCTCGAGATGCCGGCGATTCGCAAGGGGCTGTTCGGCTTTACGGCCTACCAGGCCGCGCTGTCGACGTTCGCGAGCGTCGTGCTGGGGCTGCCCGCGGCGTACGTGCTCGCGAACTACGAGTTCCGGGGCCGGCGAACGCTACGCTCGCTGACGATCCTCCCCTTCGTACTGCCGGGGATCATGGTCGCCGTGGGCTTCTACGCAATGTTCGGTCGGACTGGGACGCTCAACCAGTTACTCGGAATCGCCGGACTGGGACCGTTCCCGTTCATCGAGTGGAACCCGCTCGCGATCGTGATCGTCGCTCACGCGTTCTACAACGCGCCGCTGGTCGCTCGCGTCACCGTCGCCGCTTGGGAGTCCGTCGACGCCCGGAGCGTCGAAACCGCGCGCAGTCTCGGGGCGAGCCCCCGTCGCGCATTTCGCGATGTGGTCGTCCCGCAGCTCATGCCGGCTGTCCTAACCGGCGCGTTGCTGACCTTCATCTTCACGTTCATGACGTTCCCCATCGTGCTCGCGCTGGGCGGGCTCCAGCTCGCGACCGTTGAGGTCTGGATCTACGATCGCGTCCGCCAGCTTGCCTACGCCGAGGCCGCGACGCTCGCCATCCTCGAGACGTTCCTCTCGCTCGCCCTGACCTACGCCTACCTCCGGTACGAGTCCGCCCAGTCCGGGCTGGCTCGATCGGCCACCGCGCCGTCCCGAAAACCGCTCTTTCCCGACCTCCGGACGGCGCTGTCACCGCGCCGGCTGGCGATCATCGGCTACGGACTCATCACCGTCGTCGTCTTCGTCGGTCCGATGGCGAGTCTCGTCGTCGGGAGCGTAACGGACGGGAGCGGATTGACGACGCGCCACTACGCGTTCTTACTCGAGCGCCAGCTCGAGGGGGCATCGTATCAGACCCTGCCGTGGATCGCGATTCGAAACTCGCTACTGTTCGGCGTCGCGACGCTGGCCGTCGCTGTCCCGATGGGCGTGATCGTCTCGGTTGTGACGGTCCGAGCCGGTCGCGGCGGGACAATCGTCGACACGCTGGCGATGCTCCCGCTGGCGGTCAGTGGCGTCGTGTTCGGGATCGGCTTGCTGCAGGGGCTCGTCTTCGGGATTTCGCTACCCGGCGGCTGGCGGTTCCAGGTGACCGGCGCGGTCGCAATCGTCGCCGCCCACGCTGTCGCGGCCTACCCCTTCGTCACGCGCAACGTCTCCCCGTTGCTCGCGAATCTCGATCCGGCGATGGTCGAGTCCGCTCGAGCGCTCGGGGCCTCCCGGTACCGCGCGCTCCGGGACGTGGAACTACCGCTCGTGGCCAGCGGTATCGTCGCCGGAGCCGCTTTTGCCTTCGCCATCTCGATCGGCGAGTTCTCTTCGACGGTGATTTTGGCCAGCGGAAGCCAGACGTACACCATGCCCGTCGCCGTCGAGCGCTATCTCGGCCGTCGCTCCGGGCCCGCGATCGCCATGGGAACCGTACTATTGGTCGTCACGGCCGCGAGTTTCGTCGTCGTCGACCGCGTCGGCGGGAGGTTCGAGCGATGA
- a CDS encoding DUF5518 domain-containing protein, whose translation MSLPRNGAQSDTTNHRHFSPRTPFVKYGPDPNAHQRGHRRRHRRRPLVYPRFTRSRGAVAGFLEGPDERTGTIAGTIAGLITFLPIAAGGLLIFGFLGLGLIGGVPGGGIAFLSIFIAGALLLVLVYTVGLSALGGYLGSSLAHEYPDKQRQTRETIGFSTAADRPSRTADVTSSRDRDVDSMSTRDHDTDTMPSRDRDGQSDRSPSDGLEGDRYSDRDRDRESDH comes from the coding sequence GTGTCTCTCCCGCGAAACGGCGCGCAGTCAGACACCACGAACCACCGACACTTTTCACCTCGCACGCCGTTCGTCAAGTATGGTCCGGACCCGAACGCTCATCAACGCGGTCATCGGCGCCGTCATCGGCGTCGCCCTCTCGTTTATCCCCGGTTCACCCGTTCTCGGGGAGCCGTCGCGGGCTTTCTCGAGGGGCCCGACGAACGGACGGGGACGATCGCGGGCACGATCGCCGGGCTCATTACGTTCCTCCCGATCGCGGCCGGCGGGCTCCTCATCTTCGGCTTCCTCGGACTGGGGCTCATCGGCGGCGTCCCAGGCGGTGGCATCGCTTTCCTCTCGATTTTCATCGCCGGTGCTCTCTTGCTCGTTCTCGTCTACACCGTCGGGCTGTCGGCGCTCGGCGGCTATTTAGGGTCCTCCCTCGCCCACGAATATCCCGACAAACAACGACAGACGCGGGAGACGATCGGATTCTCGACGGCGGCGGATCGCCCGTCGCGCACCGCCGACGTGACATCATCCCGGGATCGCGACGTCGATTCAATGTCGACTCGAGACCATGATACCGATACGATGCCGAGCCGAGACCGTGACGGTCAGTCGGATCGATCCCCGTCGGACGGGCTCGAGGGGGATCGCTACTCGGATCGGGACCGAGATCGCGAGTCTGATCACTGA